The following proteins are co-located in the Candida dubliniensis CD36 chromosome 3, complete sequence genome:
- a CDS encoding multifunctional beta-oxidation protein, putative (multifunctional protein: 2-enoyl-coa hydratase (ec 4.2.1.-); d-3-hydroxyacyl coa dehydrogenase (ec 1.1.1.-)]), protein MSPIDFKDKVVIITGAGGGLGKYYSLEFAKLGAKVVVNDLGGALNGQGGNSKAADVVVDEITKNGGVAVADYNNVLDGAKIVETAVKNFGTVHIIINNAGILRDSSIKKMTEKDFKLVIDVHLNGAYAVTKAAWPYFQKQKFGRIVNTSSPAGLYGNFGQTNYSAAKSALLGFAETLAKEGDRYNIKANAIAPLARSRMTESILPPPILEKLGPEKVAPLVLYLSSAENEVTGQFFEVAAGFYAQIRWERSGGVLFKPDQSFTAEVVAKRFSEVLNFDDSSKPEYLKNQHPFMLNDYTTLTTEARKLPSNDASGAPKVTLKDKVVLITGAGAGLGKEYAKWFARYGAKVVVNDFKDATKTVDEIKAAGGEAWADQHDVATQAEEIIKNVIDKYGTIDVLVNNAGILRDKSFAKMSDQEWDQVQKVHLLGTFNLSRLAWPYFSEKKYGRIVNISSTSGIYGNFGQANYASAKAGILGLSKTLAVEGARSNIKVNVVAPHAETAMTLTIFREQDKNLYHADQVAPLLVYLGSEEVEVTGETFEAGGGWIGNTRWQRAKGAVSHDEHTTVEFIRDNLKDITNFDSDTENPKSTTESSMAILSAVGGDDDDDDDDEEEEDEGDEEEDEEEEEEDDPVWRYNDRDVILYNIALGATTKQLQYVYENDSDFQVIPTFGHLITFNSGKSQNSFAKLLRNFNPMLLLHGEHYLKVHKWPPPTEGAIKTTFEPISTTPKGSNVVIVHGSKSVDNDSGELIYSNEATYFIRNCQADNKVYAERRSFATNPFPAPKRAPDYQIDVPISEDLAALYRLSGDRNPLHIDPNFAKGAKFPKPILHGMCTYGLSAKVLIDKFGMFDEIKARFTGIVFPGETLRVLAWKESDDTVVFQTHVVDRGTIAINNAAIKLVGDKAKI, encoded by the coding sequence ATGTCTCCAATAGATTTCAAAGATAAAGTTGTTATCATCACCGgtgctggtggtggtttaGGTAAATATTACTCCCTTGAATTTGCCAAATTAGGTGCaaaagttgttgttaacGATTTAGGAGGTGCCTTGAACGGTCAAGGTGGTAATTCTAAAGCAGCCGATGTTGTTGTCGATGAAATTACCAAGAACGGTGGTGTCGCCGTTGCCGATTACAACAATGTTTTGGATGGTGccaaaattgttgaaaccgCTGTTAAAAACTTTGGTACTGTgcatattattatcaacaatgcCGGTATTTTGAGAGATTCTTctataaagaaaatgaccgaaaaagatttcaaattggttATTGACGTTCATTTGAATGGTGCTTATGCTGTCACAAAGGCTGCTTGGCCATAtttccaaaaacaaaagtttGGTAGAATTGTCAACACTTCTTCTCCAGCTGGTTTATACGGTAACTTTGGTCAAACCAACTATTCTGCCGCCAAATCTGCTTTGTTGGGTTTTGCTGAAACCTTGGCTAAAGAAGGTGACAGATACAATATCAAAGCCAATGCTATTGCTCCATTGGCCAGATCAAGAATGACTGAATCTATTTTGCCACCAccaattttggaaaaattggGCCCAGAAAAGGTTGCCCCATTGGTCTTATACTTGTCATCAGCTGAAAATGAAGTGACTGGTCAATTCTTTGAAGTAGCTGCTGGCTTCTATGCTCAAATCAGATGGGAAAGATCAGGTGGTGTTTTGTTCAAACCAGATCAATCATTTACCGCTGAAGTTGTTGCCAAGAGATTCTCTGAAGTTCTTAACTTTGACGATTCTAGCAAACCAGAATATTTGAAGAACCAACATCCATTCATGTTAAATGATTACACAACTTTAACCACCGAAGCCAGAAAATTGCCATCCAATGATGCTTCCGGTGCTCCAAAGGTTACCTTGAAAGACAAGGTTGTTTTGATTACTGGTGCTGGTGCCGGTTTAGGTAAAGAATATGCTAAATGGTTTGCCAGATATGGTGCTAAGGTTGTTGTTAACGATTTCAAAGATGCCACCAAGACTGTTGATGAAATCAAGGCTGCTGGTGGTGAAGCATGGGCTGATCAACACGATGTTGCCACTCAAGCTGAAGAAATCATTAAGAatgttattgataaatacgGAACTATTGATGTTTTGGTCAATAATGCTGGTATTTTGAGAGACAAATCATTTGCCAAGATGAGTGATCAAGAATGGGATCAAGTTCAAAAAGTTCACTTGTTGGGTACTTTCAACTTGAGTAGATTGGCATGGCCATACTtttctgaaaaaaaatatggtAGAATTGTCAACATTTCATCTACAAGTGGTATCTACGGTAATTTCGGACAAGCTAACTATGCTTCTGCTAAAGCTGGTATTTTAGGTTTATCAAAGACTTTGGCCGTTGAAGGTGCTAGAAGCAACATTAAAGTCAATGTTGTTGCTCCACATGCTGAAACTGCTATGACCTTGACCATTTTCAGAGAACAAGACAAAAACTTGTATCATGCAGATCAAGTTGCTCCATTATTGGTTTACTTGGGTTctgaagaagttgaagttACTGGTGAAACTTTTGAagctggtggtggttggaTTGGTAACACCAGATGGCAAAGAGCTAAAGGTGCTGTCTCCCACGATGAACACACTACTGTTGAATTCATCAGAGACAACTTGAAGGATATCACTAACTTTGACAGTGACACTGAAAATCCAAAATCTACTACTGAATCTTCCATGGCTATCTTGTCAGCTGTCGGTGGTGACGATgacgacgatgatgatgatgaagaggaagaagatgaaggtgatgaagaagaagatgaagaagaggaagaggaagatgACCCAGTTTGGAGATACAACGACAGAGATGTCATTTTGTACAATATTGCTCTTGGTGCCACTACCAAACAATTGCAATACGTTTACGAAAATGATTCTGATTTCCAAGTTATTCCAACTTTTGGTCATTTGATCACCTTCAATTCTGGTAAATCTCAAAACTCATTTGCTAAATTGTTGCGTAACTTCAACCCAATGTTGTTATTACATGGAGAACATTACTTGAAAGTCCACAAATGGCCACCACCAACTGAAGGTGCTATCAAGACTACTTTTGAACCAATCTCCACCACTCCAAAGGGGTCTaatgttgttattgttcaTGGTTCTAAATCTGTCGACAATGATTCAGGTGAATTGATTTACTCTAATGAAGCCACCTATTTCATCAGAAACTGTCAAGCTGATAACAAAGTTTATGCTGAACGTAGATCATTTGCCACTAATCCATTCCCAGCACCAAAGAGAGCTCCAGATTACCAAATTGATGTACCAATTAGTGAAGACTTGGCTGCTTTGTACCGTTTGAGTGGTGACAGAAACCCATTACACATTGATCCAAACTTTGCTAAAGGTGCTAAATTCCCTAAACCAATCTTGCACGGTATGTGTACTTATGGTTTGAGTGCCAAAGTgttgattgataaatttggtATGTTTGATGAAATCAAAGCTAGATTTACTGGTATTGTTTTCCCAGGTGAAACTTTGAGAGTTTTGGCTTGGAAAGAAAGCGATGATACTGTTGTTTTCCAAACTCATGTTGTTGATAGAGGTACTATTGCTATTAACAATGCTGCTATTAAATTGGTTGGTGACAAAGCTAAGATCTAA
- a CDS encoding dihydroxyacetone phosphate sn-1 acyltransferase (ec 2.3.1.42), putative (Similar to S. cerevisiae GPT1;~In S. cerevisiae: dual substrate-specific sn-1 acyltransferase of the glycerolipid biosynthesis pathway, prefers 16-carbon fatty acids), protein MPHPPPSSISSFDLHYERPKWYRLAIYDSLLWLLSVIFDCFFREIRPRGAFKIPREGPVIFVAAPHHNQFVDPVLLMNQIKKEANRRISFLIAAKSYKLKAVGTMAKCQLSIPVVRPQDCLVKGTGKIFVDFDKDPLRVIGKDTKFTKECMVKGLVALPQSLGASEIVEVISDTELIIRKEFKSSDKVKLLLTNGTTYKRADKIDQKQVYQMVFDHLLDDGCIGIFPEGGSHDRPDLLPLKAGVAVMALGAMDKNPGCNIKIVPCGMNYFNAHKFRSRAVVEFGDPIEIPKELVKKYANPETNREAVKELLDTITTGLKAVTVTCEDYETLMLIQAVRRLYAGNFAQQLPLPLIVEMNRRLVIGYQHFKNVPKVQEIKEKVLHYNDFLKTLYLPDHDVESCNDEAHKITLIPIFFFRVFKLFILFILALPGATLFSPVFLSTKIISKKKAKEALANSVVKIQANDVIATWKILVSMGIAPIVYSFYASVGTYYCSTHDYFSHWKLFWVWIFLYSCGVLVTYSALLTGEQGMDLFKSIRPLYLSITSGSSIKELKKMRHELSEEITELVNHYGPQLFPNDFNLLDLQKSLNINGDVVYADSDEEEDLKTEELRNRRIAKRKAEKKKKKTQENEDTQELQSSDMKHSSSMSDGISLLNSDNSLTNLPMFSDYILHKNAKNPDLQLDPQSHFGSRVNSNLNSGANSSVSIYDDYRFASQSEHGTASPVRYSRRPHLPETPSSDHMELNFSSKPQGQKTRLRDKIKTKLRENRKDN, encoded by the coding sequence ATGCCACatccaccaccatcatcaatatcgTCTTTTGATTTGCATTATGAACGGCCCAAATGGTATCGTTTAGCAATTTATGACAGTTTATTATGGCTATTGTCAGTTATctttgattgttttttcaGAGAGATTCGACCAAGAGGAGCATTTAAAATTCCTCGTGAAGGTCCAGTCATCTTTGTTGCTGCCCCtcatcataatcaatttgtGGATCCGGTACttttaatgaatcaaatcaaaaaagaagCCAATAGGagaatttcatttttgattGCTGCCAAATCTTATAAGTTAAAAGCAGTTGGAACAATGGCCAAATGTCAATTATCAATTCCTGTTGTCCGACCTCAAGATTGTTTAGTTAAAGGAACTGggaaaatttttgttgatttcgATAAAGATCCATTAAGAGTTATTGGTAAAGACACAAAATTCACCAAAGAATGTATGGTTAAAGGGTTAGTTGCATTACCACAATCATTGGGTGCTTCTGAGATTGTCGAAGTAATCTCCGATACGGAATTAATCATTCgtaaagaatttaaatcCCTGGATAAGGTTAAACTTTTGTTGACCAACGGTACAACTTATAAACGAGCAGACAAAATCGACCAGAAGCAAGTTTATCAAATGGTGTTTGATCATTTGTTAGATGATGGTTGTATTGGTATTTTCCCAGAAGGTGGTTCTCATGACCGTCCTGACTTATTACCATTAAAGGCTGGTGTTGCAGTAATGGCACTTGGTGCCATGGATAAAAACCCTGGTTGTAACATCAAAATTGTTCCTTGTGGTATGAATTACTTCAATGCTCATAAGTTTAGATCCAGAGCAGTTGTGGAATTTGGTGATCCAATTGAAATCCCTAAGGAATTAGTGAAGAAATACGCCAACCCAGAAACTAACCGTGAAGCTGTTAAGGAATTATTGGATACAATCACCACTGGGTTGAAAGCTGTTACTGTTACTTGTGAAGATTATGAAACTTTGATGTTGATTCAAGCAGTTAGAAGATTATATGCTGGGAATTTTGCCCAACAATTACCCTTGCCATTGATTGTGGAAATGAATAGAAGATTGGTCATTGGATACCAACATTTCAAGAATGTCCCTAAAGTTcaagaaatcaaagaaaaagtattACATTATAATGATTTTCTCAAAACTTTGTATTTACCAGATCATGATGTCGAAAGTTGTAATGACGAAGCTCATAAAATCACATTGATTccaatatttttctttagagttttcaaattattcattttattCATATTAGCATTGCCAGGGGCTACCTTATTCTCACCAGTGTTTTTATCGACCAAAATAATttctaaaaagaaagccAAAGAAGCATTAGCAAATTCAGTTGTCAAAATCCAGGCTAATGATGTTATTGCCACTTGGAAGATTTTAGTTTCAATGGGGATTGCCCCCATagtttattctttttacGCAAGTGTTGGTACTTATTACTGTTCTACTCATGACTATTTTCTGCATTGGAAATTGTTTTGGGTGTGGATATTTTTGTATAGTTGTGGTGTATTGGTCACTTATTCTGCATTACTTACTGGTGAACAAGGTATGGATTTGTTTAAATCCATCCGTCCATTATACTTGTCGATTACTTCTGGGTCATCtataaaagaattgaagaaaatgagACATGAATTGAGTGAGGAAATTACTGAGTTGGTCAATCATTATGGTCCACAATTATTCCCtaatgatttcaatttattagatttgcaaaaatcattgaataTTAATGGTGATGTGGTGTATGCTGACagtgatgaagaagaagatttgaaaactgAGGAATTGCGTAACCGAAGAATAGCTAAACGTAAAGcggaaaagaaaaagaaaaagacaCAAGAAAACGAAGATACACAAGAACTTCAAAGTTCTGATATGAAACATTCTTCGTCAATGAGCGATGGTATTTCCTTGTTGAATTCCGATAATTCATTGACCAATTTACCCATGTTTTCAGATTATATCTTGCACAAAAATGCTAAGAATCCTGATCTACAATTGGACCCACAATCTCATTTTGGTTCAAGAGTGAATTCGAATCTCAATTCTGGTGCCAATTCTTCGGTTTCAATTTATGACGACTATAGATTTGCTTCTCAATCAGAACATGGTACAGCATCACCGGTAAGATATTCAAGACGCCCTCATTTACCCGAAACTCCATCTTCAGATCATATGGAATTGAATTTCTCTTCAAAACCGCAAGGACAAAAAACGCGTTTGAGagataaaatcaaaactaaACTTCGGGAAAATAGAAAAGATAATTGA
- a CDS encoding DNA ligase I, mitochondrial precursor, putative (Similar to S. cerevisiae CDC9): MYQYCLRFLICDKRESHLEGSCTLLNCFTRKNRVSFFFSNIYILTKHRNCLLPFFFLYSNRRKVDFLFIINYLHLNSLSYIFMFSRLVSHRYPTGVQLKQANRVMANKKQQSLARFFGGIAPATGSDSPSPKKQQTLTRFFGNSSNNSSPKKATSETKQKRQATPPKSPPPSKKAKIESKSDELSSSNGDIEMETKPELKINGFGNDIRNEAEQLIKLSESEQAKHGNEKLGVKIPYAKLASVFEAIENESSRLAIIAIISQFFLEVLQQSTIDKLIRIVYLCINRLGPDYEPGLELGLGETILIKAISECYGRETSKIKADYKSTGDLGLIAQKSRSLQPTMFKTAPLDVDTVFDNSLKIAKSTGKESQSKKISIIKQMLTACQMKSCEAKFLIRSLQGKLRIGSAEKSIIIGLAQAFVNYENKSNKKIDASKLTEAEEIMKEAFSRVPNYEVVLKTAYQYGIFNLLEHCFVTPGIPLKPMLANPTKSIGEVLDRFQNEEFTCEYKYDGVRAQVHILSDGSVKVFSRNLEDMTQTYPDLISIGKQFAVDGNTISMILDCEAVAWDREAHKILPFQKLTTRKRKDVNEEDIKVQICLFAFDLLYYNNESLLPKSLADRRKIMQENLSPIEDRFQFATATNSSSNLEVLQQFLDQSIKDSCEGLMVKMLNGSDSFYEPSKRSRNWLKLKKDYLEGVGDSLDLVVIGAYNGKGKRTGTYGGFLLASYNEDSGDLETCCKIGTGFSDEDLLNLYNKLHPTEIASPKNYFVYDTNNSNAVPDVWFEPSMLFEVLTADLSLSPIYKTGHQEFGKGVSLRFPRFIRVRDDKGVEDATSSSRVCEFYQRQAHLNN; this comes from the coding sequence ATGTACCAGTATTGTTTGAGGTTTTTAATATGTGACAAAAGAGAGAGTCATCTCGAAGGAAGTTGTACtttgttgaattgttttACACGTAAAAATCGcgtctctttttttttttcaaacataTATATCCTTACTAAACACAGAAATTGTCTtcttccatttttttttctttacaGTAATAGAAGGAAagttgattttctttttattattaattatttacaTCTTAACTCATTACTGTACATTTTTATGTTCAGTAGACTTGTATCCCATCGATATCCAACTGGTGTTCAGTTAAAACAAGCAAATAGGGTCATGGCAAATaagaaacaacaatcatTAGCTCGGTTTTTTGGAGGTATTGCTCCTGCCACTGGTTCGGATTCACCATCTCctaaaaaacaacaaacattGACAAGATTCTTTGGTAATTCCTCAAACAATAGTAGTCCGAAAAAAGCAACTAGTGAAACTAAACAGAAAAGACAAGCTACACCACCCAAATCGCCACCCCCATCCAAAAAAgctaaaattgaatcaaaatctGATGAGTTGTCAAGTAGTAATGGCGATATCGAGATGGAAACTAAAccagaattgaaaattaatgGGTTTGGCAATGATATTCGTAATGAAGCCGAACAATTGATCAAACTCAGTGAATCAGAACAAGCTAAACAtggtaatgaaaaattgggtGTTAAAATTCCGTATGCCAAATTAGCATCTGTTTTCGAggcaattgaaaatgaaagtTCTCGATTAGCAATTATTGCCATTATAtcacaattttttttggaagttttacaacaactgacaattgataaacttATTCGAATTGTATATTTATGCATCAATAGACTTGGTCCTGATTATGAACCAGGATTGGAATTAGGATTAGGTGAAACCATTTTAATTAAAGCTATTAGTGAATGTTATGGAAGAGAAACATCGAAAATCAAAGCTGATTATAAATCTACTGGAGATTTAGGATTGATTGCCCAAAAATCAAGGAGTTTACAACCAACAATGTTTAAAACTGCTCCACTTGATGTTGATACTGTTTTCGATAACTCATTAAAGATTGCTAAATCAACTGGCAAAGAATCTCAATCGAAAAAAATTAGTATCATCAAACAGATGTTAACTGCATGTCAAATGAAAAGTTGTGAAgccaaatttttaattcGTTCATTACAAGGGAAATTACGAATTGGACTGGCAGAAAAAAGTATTATCATAGGATTAGCTCAAGCATTTGTTaattatgaaaataaatctaataaaaaaattgatgcAAGTAAATTAACTGAAGCTGAAGAAATTATGAAGGAAGCATTTTCCCGTGTTCCTAATTATGAAGTAGTATTGAAAACAGCCTATCAATATGGTATTTTCAATCTTTTGGAACATTGTTTTGTTACTCCTGGGATACCGTTGAAACCAATGTTGGCAAACCCCACAAAATCCATTGGAGAAGTATTGGATCGTTTCCAAAATGAAGAATTCACTTGTGAATATAAATACGATGGTGTTAGAGCTCAAGTTCATATATTGTCTGATGGTTCTGTTAAAGtattttcaagaaatttgGAAGATATGACTCAAACTTATCCTGATTTGATCTCCATTGGTAAACAATTTGCAGTTGACGGGAATACAATTTCTATGATTTTAGATTGTGAAGCAGTTGCATGGGATAGAGAAGCTCATAAGATTTTAccatttcaaaaattaacTACTAGAAAACGGAAAGATGTCAACGAAGAAGATATCAAAGTgcaaatttgtttatttgcatttgatttattgtattataataatgagTCACTTTTACCAAAATCATTAGCAGATAGAAGGAAAATCATGCAAGAAAATTTATCTCCAATTGAAGATAGATTTCAATTTGCCACCGCCACGAATTCATCTTCGAATTTGGAAGTGCTACAACAGTTTTTggatcaatcaattaaagattCATGTGAAGGGTTGATGGTGAAGATGTTAAATGGACTGGACTCATTTTACGAACCATCGAAACGTTCAAGAAATTggttaaaattgaaaaaagattatCTTGAAGGTGTTGGTGATTCTTTAGACTTGGTAGTTATTGGTGCTTATAATGGGAAAGGTAAAAGAACAGGTACTTATGGTGGGTTTTTATTGGCTTCTTATAATGAAGATTCGGGAGATCTTGAAACTTGCTGTAAAATCGGTACCGGGTTTAGTGATGAGGATTTACTTAATTTATACAATAAATTACATCCAACAGAAATTGCATCCCCGaagaattattttgtttatgaCACCAACAATTCAAATGCTGTTCCTGATGTTTGGTTTGAACCAAGTATGTTGTTTGAAGTTTTAACAGCAGATTTATCTTTAAGTCCTATTTATAAAACAGGACATCAAGAATTTGGAAAAGGTGTATCATTAAGATTCCCTAGATTTATTCGAGTAAGAGATGATAAGGGTGTTGAAGATGCAACTAGTTCGAGTCGTGTATGTGAGTTTTACCAACGTCAAGctcatttaaataattaG
- a CDS encoding chromosome segregation protein, putative (Similar to S. cerevisiae CSE4;~homologue of human CENP-A;~In S. cerevisiae: required for proper kinetochore function) gives MARLSGQSSGRQTGQGTSAEAIRQQREELRRQRELRLQQQQQAERQRQRPQYRTEQSPIVPAATSSSRYSQFGIYRNQPGDVVDTLASSLPRRTTTTARSDINRTVPRVKKRYRPGTKALREIRQYQKSTDLLIRKLPFARLVREISLDFVGPSYGLRWQSNAILALQEASESFLIHLLEDTNLCAIHAKRVTIMQKDIQLARRIRGQSWIL, from the coding sequence ATGGCAAGACTTTCAGGACAAAGTAGTGGCAGACAGACTGGTCAAGGAACGAGTGCAGAGGCAATACGACAACAGAGAGAAGAACTTAGAAGACAACGAGAATTGCgactacaacaacagcaacaagcTGAAAGACAGCGACAACGACCACAATATCGTACCGAACAATCCCCAATTGTACCAGCTGCTACATCATCGTCGCGATATTCACAATTTGGAATATACAGAAATCAACCTGGTGATGTAGTGGACACATTGGCTTCGTCGCTACCAcgaagaacaacaacaacagcaagaTCAGATATTAATCGAACAGTGCCTCGAGTGAAGAAAAGATATCGTCCAGGCACAAAGGCCTTAAGGGAGATCAGACAGTATCAAAAATCAACCGATTTATTAATCAGAAAATTGCCCTTTGCAAGATTAGTGAGAGAAATAAGTCTTGATTTTGTCGGTCCAAGTTATGGTTTGCGATGGCAGAGCAATGCTATATTGGCATTACAGGAAGCTCTGGAATCgtttttgattcatttattgGAAGATACAAATTTGTGTGCTATCCATGCTAAAAGAGTGACGATCATGCAAAAGGATATACAGTTGGCAAGAAGAATCAGAGGACAATCTTGGATATTGTAG